TGCCAGGGCACTCCTTGAACCACGAATCCGAAGAGCCCAAAGAGTATGCCAAACGATGCGTAGAGGGTGATGCGGGTGTACAGCCGCATCACCCGAAATGGCTTCTTGGTCACGCGGCAAGCATCTCACCGGCGTCCTCGGGGACAACGAACTGATAGCGATGCGGCCCCCGGCGAGAGACGCCGTGCCCATTGCGTGCCCGATGGGATGCTGATCTCCGCGACTCGCGGTCGTTTGGAGGTGATCGCTGGCAGGGCTGAGGCCAGGGGGCGGGAGCCAAGTCCTCGACCGGGGATCTTTGGCTCGGGGCCGATTGGTTCTCGGCATCCGCTGTATGAGAGATGCCCAAATAGGCCGCTGAGGAGCCGTTGCGCACCCTGGGGGAAGGCTCCGCTTCGGCCCCAGCTGAGCACGCAGAAGACGTTTCCCTCCGGGGCGGCCGTACCGTCCACGGGACGTCCCCCTGGCCTACGTCGGCGGGCGTCGTACCGAGCTGCTTCAGGCGCGCGACCAACTCCGCCTGACGGGCTACGGCGGTGGTGGCGAGGTCGAGGTGGCGCGCGGTAGTCCACCGTTTCGGGCCCGGGGCGGTGTCGAGATCGAGGCAGAAACCCGCGGCGTCTGGCCACACGAATCTCTCGGGCTCGACGTTGGTCAACACCGGCCCCGGACGAGGAAAGGCTCGATCGGCGCCACCTGTGAAGACGTCGGGCGAGGGTGTTCGTGTGACTGACGTCGACTTGGGAGAGTGCGTCGACCTTTAAGGCGTCATCACTCTCGGGATTATGGGGCTATGGAGTTATGGGCGGAAGGTTCGGCGGTAGGTGTCGGGGGGGACGCCCAGGGCGCGGTGGAAGTGGCGGCGGAGGGTGGTCGCGGTGCCCATGCCCGCGGCCTCGGCTATGGCGTCGATGCCGTCGTCCGTGGTCTCCAGCAGTTCCTGGGCGCGGCGGATTCGCTGGTTCAGCAGCCACTGGAGCGGGGTGGTGCCGGTCACCGCGTGGAAGTGGCGGGCGAGGTGGCGCGAGCTCATGTTCGCCTGGCGGGCGAGGTCTTCGACGGTGAGGCGCCGGTCGAGGCGGCGCATCGTCCAGGCGAACAGGTCGGCCAGGGGGTGGTCGTCGCGGGCGGGGACCGGTGTGGTGACGAACTGGGCCTGGCCGCCGGCGCGGTGGGGCGGGACGACGAGGCGGCGGGCGACCACGTTGGCGATGGCCGAGCCGTGGTCGCCGCGGACGAGGTGCAGGCAGAGATCCATCGCGGCGGCCTTGCCCGCGGACGTGAGCACGCTGCCGTTGTCGACGTAGAGGACGTCGGGGTCGACCTTCACGCGGGGGTGGCGTGCGGCCAGTTCGTCGGTGTGGGCCCAGTGCGTGGTCGCGCGCAGGCCGTCGAGGAGGCCGGCGGCCGCGAGCACGAAGGCGCCCGTGCACAGGGAGACGACGCGAGCGCCCGCCGCGTGGGCCGTGCGCACTGCTTCGACGAGGTCGGCGGGCGGGTCTTCGGTGACGTCGGCCAGGGCGGGGACGATGACGGTGCCGGCGTGCGCGAGCCGGTCCAGTCCACCGTCCGGTTCCAGCAGGAAGCGGCCGATCCGGACGGCGACGGGCCCGCAGACGGTCACGTCGTACCAGGGGACGGTCACGGCGGCCGGGGCGGCGGCGAAGACCTCGTACGCCAGCGCCAGTTCGAAGTGCAGCATCCCGTCGGTGGCGGCGATCGCGACGGTACGCGGGGCGGGAGTCATGTCGGGAATTGTACGGATCATGTCGTTCCGGACACTGGCTCCGTGGGGGCGGTGAGGACAGGATTTCCGCAGTGGATCACTTCGAGCACGCGGGAGCAGGCATGGGACGTGACGTGGCGGTGTTCGGCGCCTACGGGCACACCGGACGGTTCGTGGTCGCGGAGTTGCGCGAGCGCGGGTACGTTCCGCTGCTCCTCGGACGGGACGAGGCCAGGCTGGCGGAACTGGCCGGTGCGGGGTTCGAGGCGCGGCGGGCGTCGGTGGACGATCCGGGCTCGCTCGATCGCGCGCTGCGCGGCGCGTCCGCGCTGATCAACTGTGCGGGGCCCTTCGCGGTGACCGCCGCCCCGCTGGTCGAGGCGGCGCTGCGCGCCGGTGTCCCGTACGTGGACGTGGCGGCGGAGATCGAGGCGAACGCCGACATGTTCGCGCACTTCGCCGAGCGTGCTCGGGCGGCGGGGACCGTGGTGGTTCCGGCGATGGCCTTCTTCGGCGGCCTCGGCGATCTGCTGGTCACCGCGGCGATGGGCGACTGGACGGCGGCGGACGAAGCGCACGTCGCCTATGGCTTGAGTGGCTGGCAGCCCACTTTGGGGACGCTGGTCTCGGGTGAGGTTTCGGGGCGGAGGCGGGAGGGGCGCCGCGTCCGCTTCACGGGTGGGCGGCTGGAGTACCACGATGACGCGCTACCGACCCTGGAGTGGCCGTTCCCGGATCCGGTCGGTCCCCAGAGCGTCATCGGGGAGTTCACCATGGCGGACGTCGTGACCGTCCCCAGCCACCTGGACGTTCCGGAGGTGCGGACCTACATGTCCGCGAAGGCGGCCTCGGACCTGGCGGCTCCCGTCAACGGCGAACGCGGACGGTCCGCGGAGACGTTCGTGGTCGACGTGCGCGTCCGGTCGGGGGGCGCGGAGCGCCGCGCGGTCGCCACCGGCCGGGACATCTACGCGGTCAGCGCGCCGCTCGCGGTGGAGGCGGTCGATCGCGTCCTCACCGGACGGACCAGGACGATCGGCGTGGCCTCGGCGGGCGCGGTCTTCGACGCCCCGGACTTCCTCCGTGCCCTGTCCGCGCACCTTTCGCTGGAGGGGGTCTAGCGGCGGGCGGCGCCGTAGAGGGAGCCCGCGAGGAGGACGACGCCGGAGAGCACGCCGCTGACGAAGGGGATCCAGCCGGTCTGCGACATCGCGGCCATGATCATGCCGGCCGCGCCGAGTGCGGTCAGCAGGGCGCCGGGGACGGCGATGGCGGCGCGTTTCCAGATCGGCGCGAGGACGACGAAGTGCAGGCCGACGATCAGTGCGATCCAGGCGACGTTGCACTCGGTGGGGGCGTCGAGGGCGCGCAGGACGGCGATGCCGCCGAAGATCAGCGCGAATTCGGCCACGACGACGAGGCCGAACTTCGGGCCGAACCAGGCCGGACGTTCCCGGTCGGCGGGGGGTTCGCGGCGGTCCGTCCGGAAACCGGTCATGATCACGGCGATCAGGCAGAGGACCGCCGCGATCCGGAGGGCGATGCCGAGGGGGCCGGGGACGGGGTCTCCGGCGTTCGCGAGCACGAACGCCGTACCGAACCCGGAACCGATGAGCAGGCCGAGCAACTGGGGGGACACGCCGATGATCTTACGCGGGCGGCCGGGGGAGGTCCGCGCCCCGTCAGCGGCCGACCGGCGGGCGGGCCCGGATCGCGGGCCCGGCGCTTACACTCGGCGGCATGGAGCTCGCTGACGCCACCCGCATGATCCTCTCGGAATCGGCCGCGCACCCCGAACTGCTGCGCCTCGCCCGGCACTCGCACGAGGAGCTGTCGCACCGCCGTCCGGTACCGCACGAGACGCTGAGCGCCATGCTGCGGGAAGCGGCGCGTAAGAACGTTTACCCCGCGCTGTGCGCGCGCTACGGCAGGCCCGCGTTCGACGACATGGTCATGTCGCTGGGGCGGGAGATCGACCGGCTGGCGCCGGTACCGGTCAGGACACGCTGATCGCCGGGGCGGCCCGCTCCCGCTCCCACATCGACCGGTAGATCCCCGGACGGGCGACGAGTTCGGCGTGCGTGCCGCGATCGGCGACCCGGCCCCGGTCGAGCACGACGATCTCGTCCACGGCGTCCAGCCCGGCGAGCCGGTGCGTGACGAGCAGCGTCGTGCGTCCCTCGGTGGCTTCGAGGAGGTCGGCGGTGAGCGCGTCGGCCGTCTCGGTGTCGAGGTGCTCGGCGGGCTCGTCCAGCAGCAGGACCGGGAAGTCCGCGAGCAGCACGCGGGCGAGCGCGATCCGCTGCCGCTGCCCGCCCGACACCTGCGCGCCGTGCTCCCCGACCCGCGTGTCCAGCCCGGACGGCAGCGACTCCACCCAGCCGAGGACGCGGGCGCGGCGCAGCGCGTCGCGGATCTCCCCGTCTTCCGCCGATCGCCGCGCCAGCCGGATGTTCTCCCCGATCGTCGAGTCGAACAGGTGCGCGTCCTGCGCGCAGAGCCCGACGACGGTGCGCAGGTCGTCGGCGGCGAGGCCGCGGACGTCCGTGCCGTTCAGCGTCACGCGTCCACCGGCGGGTTCGAGGAAGCGCAGCAGCACGGACGCGAGGGTCGTCTTCCCCGAACCGCTCGGCCCCACGACGGCGACCCGGCGGCCGGGCGCCAGGTCGAGGGAGACGCCGTCGAGGGCGAGGGGGCCGTCGGGCGTCCAGCGCGCGCGCAGGTCGGTGACGCGGACGGTGTGCGGCCCGTCGGGGAGCCGCGCGGGCTCGTCCGGGTCGCGCACGGGCTCGGGACCGTCCAGGACGGCGAACACCCGCGCCGCCGACGCCCGCACCCGCTCCAGGTACTGCGCGGCCAGCGGCAGCCCGTTGACCACCTCGAACGCGGCGAGCGGCAGCATCACGACGACCGCGAGCAGCACCCCGTCGAGGGTGCCCTCCCGCACCGCCGGGACGCCGGTGGCGAGCCCGCCCCACACCGCCAGCCCGCCCGCGAGCGCCGACAGCGCCGCGCCCAGCCCGGCCGTCCCCGCCGACCGGGCCGTCGCGCGGGTGAACTCGCGGTCGATCCGGGCGGCCTCCGCGATCTGCGCGGGCGCCGCGCCGTAGGCGATCAGCTCGGGCGCGCCGTGCAGCGTGTCGACGACGTGCGCGGCCAGCTCGCCGCGCAGTTCGGCCGTCCGGCGTTCCGCCCGGCGGGCGACCGTCGCCGACAGCCACGGCGCCGCGAGCCCGGCGGCCAGCAGCGTCGCCAGCAGGACGGCCCCGGCGGCGGGCAGCAGCGCCCACGCCACCCCGACGGACGCGCCGCCGACGACCGCCGCGACCGCGCACGGCAGCAGCGTCCGAAGGTAGAGGTCCTGGACGGCGTCGACGTCGTCGACGAGCCGGGCGAGCAGGTCGCCGCCCCGGAACGCGGGCAGCCCGGTCGGCGCTAGCCGCTCCAGCCGCTCGTAGACGCGGGCCCGCAGGTCGGCGAGGATCCGGAACGTCGCGTCGTGCCCGACGAGGCGTTCCGCGTACCGGAACACGCCTCGCCCGATGCCGAACGCCCGGACCGCCACGATCGCGACCATCAGCATCAGGACGGGCGGGTGCTGTGCGGCCCGCGAGATCAGCCACGCCGACGTCCCCATCAGCGCGACCCCGCTGCCGAGCGCGAGCACCCCGAACACGACGGCCACGGCGAGCCGCCCCCGGACGGGCCGGGAGAGTCCGATCAACCGCAGGATGGGCCCGTTCACGCCGCCCCCTCCGCACCTCGCGGCACAGTTATCCACAATCCCGGTTCCCGCTTTCCCCGTCCCACCTTGGGCTTCGACAATGGGGTCGGAGTGGGATCCGTTGTGTTCTCGGTGCTCGATAGCCCTGGTCGCGAGTCCGGGCACGACTGGTCGCCCTTGTCGTTGCCGATCCGGAAACTGCTGTCGCCCGGCGTGGTGGTGTCGAGGGACCGCTGACAGGGACCAGGGAGGCGACGCCCGGCCGACGTCGTCGGCCCCGGACCGGCCGAACGCGATGTGAAGGGACGTCGATGAGCAACGAGTACGAGGTGTTCCCCGAGCCGGACGTCGGCAAGAGAACGGTGTTCCCGGCCCCCGGGCGCCCGGCCGTCCACGCCGGCCCGGTCCCCGTTACGTGCGACTCCGGGCCCCTCATCCGCGGCCCCGATCGGCGGGCGGGGGGTGTTTGTCCGGTGGGTGGGCGAGTCCGTTCTCACGTGTGCACCTCCGATGGAGCCACGTGGACGACTCGGTCCGCGAGGGCCGCGAGGGCGGGGCGGTGGGCGACGAGGACGACCGTGCGGTCGGCGGCGAGGCGCCGCACCGCGTCGACGACGGCGGCCTCGCTCTCCGCGTCGAGGCCCGAGGTCGGTTCGTCGAGCAGGAGCAGCGGCGCGTCCCGCAGGAACGCGCGGGCGAGCGCGACCCGCTGCCGCTGCCCCGCCGACAGGCCCGCGCCGCGCTCGCCGATCGGGGTGTCGAGGCCGCGCGGGAGGTCGTCGGCGAACTCGAGGACGTGCGCGGCCCGCGCGGCCGCCCGGACGCGTTCGTCCGATGCGTCGGGGTCGCCGAGGCGGACGTTCGCGGCGACGGTCCCGGCGAACAGGTGCGGGCGCTGCGGCACCCACGCGATGT
The nucleotide sequence above comes from Actinomadura algeriensis. Encoded proteins:
- a CDS encoding helix-turn-helix domain-containing protein; the protein is MTPAPRTVAIAATDGMLHFELALAYEVFAAAPAAVTVPWYDVTVCGPVAVRIGRFLLEPDGGLDRLAHAGTVIVPALADVTEDPPADLVEAVRTAHAAGARVVSLCTGAFVLAAAGLLDGLRATTHWAHTDELAARHPRVKVDPDVLYVDNGSVLTSAGKAAAMDLCLHLVRGDHGSAIANVVARRLVVPPHRAGGQAQFVTTPVPARDDHPLADLFAWTMRRLDRRLTVEDLARQANMSSRHLARHFHAVTGTTPLQWLLNQRIRRAQELLETTDDGIDAIAEAAGMGTATTLRRHFHRALGVPPDTYRRTFRP
- a CDS encoding saccharopine dehydrogenase family protein — protein: MGRDVAVFGAYGHTGRFVVAELRERGYVPLLLGRDEARLAELAGAGFEARRASVDDPGSLDRALRGASALINCAGPFAVTAAPLVEAALRAGVPYVDVAAEIEANADMFAHFAERARAAGTVVVPAMAFFGGLGDLLVTAAMGDWTAADEAHVAYGLSGWQPTLGTLVSGEVSGRRREGRRVRFTGGRLEYHDDALPTLEWPFPDPVGPQSVIGEFTMADVVTVPSHLDVPEVRTYMSAKAASDLAAPVNGERGRSAETFVVDVRVRSGGAERRAVATGRDIYAVSAPLAVEAVDRVLTGRTRTIGVASAGAVFDAPDFLRALSAHLSLEGV
- the cydC gene encoding thiol reductant ABC exporter subunit CydC codes for the protein MNGPILRLIGLSRPVRGRLAVAVVFGVLALGSGVALMGTSAWLISRAAQHPPVLMLMVAIVAVRAFGIGRGVFRYAERLVGHDATFRILADLRARVYERLERLAPTGLPAFRGGDLLARLVDDVDAVQDLYLRTLLPCAVAAVVGGASVGVAWALLPAAGAVLLATLLAAGLAAPWLSATVARRAERRTAELRGELAAHVVDTLHGAPELIAYGAAPAQIAEAARIDREFTRATARSAGTAGLGAALSALAGGLAVWGGLATGVPAVREGTLDGVLLAVVVMLPLAAFEVVNGLPLAAQYLERVRASAARVFAVLDGPEPVRDPDEPARLPDGPHTVRVTDLRARWTPDGPLALDGVSLDLAPGRRVAVVGPSGSGKTTLASVLLRFLEPAGGRVTLNGTDVRGLAADDLRTVVGLCAQDAHLFDSTIGENIRLARRSAEDGEIRDALRRARVLGWVESLPSGLDTRVGEHGAQVSGGQRQRIALARVLLADFPVLLLDEPAEHLDTETADALTADLLEATEGRTTLLVTHRLAGLDAVDEIVVLDRGRVADRGTHAELVARPGIYRSMWERERAAPAISVS